A single region of the Silene latifolia isolate original U9 population chromosome 8, ASM4854445v1, whole genome shotgun sequence genome encodes:
- the LOC141594523 gene encoding uncharacterized protein LOC141594523 — MLTDMCAANFREMFISEIIMMLRCRAILSFRNWQSSVHLMCLQFDRKCTRVREHELSAVTEVEYGNAQIVPDGLDSRPPVITSFQISRSADICAQDADTRQDSTSIMSIDEMKVVKYVWAIKCFENMEC, encoded by the exons ATGCTTACGGATATGTGTGCTGCAAATTTCAGAGAGATGTTTATATCAGAG ATCATTATGATGTTAAGATGCCGTGCCATCTTATCCTTTCGAAATTGGCAGAGTAGTGTTCATCTGATGTGCTTGCAG TTTGACAGGAAATGTACAAGGGTTCGAGAACATGAACTTTCTGCAGTGACTGAAGTAGAATATGGAAATGCTCAAATTGTACCTGATGGGCTAGACTCTAGGCCACCAGTCATAACGAGTTTCCAGATCAGCCGCTCTGCTGATATTTGTGCTCAGGATGCGGACACTCGACAAG ATTCAACATCAATAATGTCAATTGACGAGATGAAAGTTGTTAAATACGTGTGGGCTATTAAATGTTTCGAGAACATGGAATGTTGA